A genomic region of Streptomyces sp. NBC_00247 contains the following coding sequences:
- a CDS encoding YqjF family protein, with the protein MAPLTVIPEPITADPPHAAAHPVLTQSWLDLAFLHWAVDPALVAPLLPAGTRPDTLDGVTYVGLVAFRMHRVGWFGLPGVPYLGSFPETNVRLYSVDGHGRRGVVFRSLDASRLLPVAVGRSAFGLPYVWSKMAVRREGDTVTYTSRRRWGGPADAHSRIAVRIGEQVREPSELEHFLTARWGMHSTFFGRSRYLPNAHPRWPLHRAELLDHTENLIAAAGLPAPAGGPVSVLYSPGVPVRFGLPPRRPAGIPTP; encoded by the coding sequence ATGGCGCCGCTGACTGTCATCCCGGAACCGATAACGGCCGACCCGCCGCACGCCGCGGCCCATCCGGTCCTCACCCAGTCCTGGCTGGATCTGGCCTTCCTGCACTGGGCCGTCGACCCGGCGCTCGTCGCCCCGCTGCTCCCGGCGGGCACCCGGCCCGACACCCTGGACGGGGTCACGTACGTCGGGCTCGTCGCCTTCCGGATGCACCGCGTGGGGTGGTTCGGTCTGCCCGGGGTCCCGTACCTCGGTTCCTTCCCGGAGACCAACGTCCGCCTGTACTCGGTGGACGGCCACGGGCGGCGGGGCGTGGTCTTCCGTTCGCTCGACGCCTCCCGTCTGCTTCCCGTCGCTGTCGGACGGAGCGCGTTCGGCCTGCCGTACGTCTGGTCGAAGATGGCGGTCCGGCGGGAGGGCGACACGGTGACCTACACCAGCCGGCGTCGGTGGGGCGGGCCCGCCGACGCGCACAGCCGGATCGCCGTACGCATCGGCGAACAGGTCCGAGAGCCCTCGGAGCTCGAACACTTCCTGACAGCGCGCTGGGGCATGCACAGCACGTTCTTCGGCCGCTCCCGCTACCTGCCGAACGCCCACCCCCGCTGGCCCCTGCACCGCGCCGAGCTCCTCGACCACACCGAGAACCTCATCGCCGCGGCAGGACTGCCCGCACCGGCCGGCGGTCCGGTCAGCGTGCTGTACTCGCCGGGGGTGCCGGTGCGGTTCGGGCTCCCGCCCCGCCGCCCGGCGGGCATCCCGACACCCTGA
- a CDS encoding sensor histidine kinase, with amino-acid sequence MKAGAAPGPGPGSTEPPGPDRAEHPPGRRRRPRSRRPEGPGPYALMPWLLLGLGAFSNLWKGETPNPWVGALAVLLFNSLYVQVVFRSFVPARRRAPLSYALLGTMAAVTFGLAIGYGGSWLLFFPLLSLACGTILRGRQLASALIGLSVCGVAVAAWRGGHAADPWTIGYGTFLSGAVTAAILALSETVRELRDTQAALARGAVERERLRFSRDLHDLLGHTLSVIVVKSEAARRLAPRDLDAALGQIADIESVGRQALTEVREAVTGYREGSLAGELDRAVSALTAVGIEGTTHRTGPPVSPRTEALLGWVVREAVTNVVRHSGAAHCVFTVAHGSDRVLLTVTDDGPGGGAHGGPGGGDTFGQRRGPGPGRAGEESPYAYGGTGLAGLSERLALAGGSLRAGPAPGGGFTVRAELPGETRVETRTGSRGDGSKASAGDGSPTGEGPGR; translated from the coding sequence GTGAAGGCGGGCGCCGCACCCGGCCCGGGCCCCGGCAGCACGGAGCCGCCCGGCCCGGACCGCGCGGAGCACCCGCCCGGCCGGCGCCGGCGGCCCCGGAGCCGTCGGCCGGAGGGTCCGGGGCCGTACGCGCTGATGCCATGGCTGCTGCTCGGGCTCGGAGCGTTCTCCAACCTCTGGAAGGGCGAGACCCCGAACCCCTGGGTGGGTGCGCTGGCCGTCCTGCTGTTCAACTCCCTCTACGTGCAGGTGGTGTTCCGGAGCTTCGTCCCCGCCCGGCGCCGGGCCCCCCTCTCGTACGCGCTGCTCGGCACGATGGCGGCCGTCACGTTCGGACTGGCGATCGGGTACGGCGGGAGCTGGCTCCTCTTCTTCCCGCTGCTCTCGCTGGCGTGCGGCACGATCCTGCGCGGCCGGCAGCTCGCCTCCGCCCTCATCGGACTGTCCGTCTGCGGCGTGGCCGTCGCCGCGTGGCGCGGAGGCCACGCCGCAGACCCGTGGACGATCGGTTACGGGACGTTCCTCTCCGGCGCGGTGACGGCGGCGATCCTCGCCCTCTCGGAGACCGTGCGGGAACTGCGCGACACCCAGGCCGCATTGGCCCGGGGTGCGGTGGAGCGCGAGCGGCTCCGGTTCTCCCGCGACCTGCACGACCTGCTGGGGCACACCCTGTCGGTGATCGTGGTGAAGTCGGAGGCGGCCCGAAGGCTGGCTCCCCGGGACCTGGACGCGGCGCTGGGCCAGATCGCGGACATCGAGTCGGTCGGCCGCCAGGCGCTCACCGAGGTCCGGGAGGCGGTGACGGGGTACCGCGAGGGCAGCCTCGCCGGCGAACTGGACCGCGCGGTATCGGCGTTGACCGCCGTCGGGATCGAGGGCACGACGCACCGCACCGGGCCACCGGTCTCCCCGCGCACCGAGGCGCTGCTGGGCTGGGTGGTACGCGAGGCGGTGACGAACGTCGTACGGCACAGCGGCGCGGCGCACTGCGTGTTCACCGTCGCGCACGGGAGCGACCGGGTACTGCTGACGGTCACCGACGACGGGCCGGGTGGCGGCGCGCACGGCGGCCCCGGCGGCGGGGACACCTTCGGGCAGCGCCGGGGCCCGGGTCCCGGGCGGGCAGGCGAGGAGTCCCCGTACGCCTACGGGGGCACGGGCCTCGCCGGGCTCTCCGAACGGCTGGCCCTCGCGGGCGGCTCCCTGCGGGCGGGCCCGGCGCCGGGCGGCGGCTTCACCGTACGGGCCGAACTGCCCGGCGAGACGCGGGTGGAGACGAGGACGGGCAGCCGAGGGGACGGGTCGAAAGCGTCGGCGGGCGACGGGTCACCGACCGGAGAGGGCCCCGGGCGGTGA
- a CDS encoding ABC transporter permease, whose protein sequence is MYAYVMLEVRRTLRDGAFLIFGTGMPVLMYLLFTNIGDTTGGGAGADDWRAYSMTGMAAYGALGSAMAVGTGIASDKSLGWLKQLRITPLAPSRIVVGRALSGSVTVLPALVGVLLAGALVNRIQLGWGQWVLLVVLLWVGTLPFTLLGIGNGYRLTPQGTGVVNIACMTGFAVIGGLWFPLDSLPGPLRAVGTHTPAHGFADLGWTTVAGHAPHLSSIAELLAWTALFGGYAVVSYRRAARTL, encoded by the coding sequence ATGTACGCGTACGTGATGCTGGAAGTCCGCCGGACCTTGCGGGACGGCGCGTTCCTGATCTTCGGGACGGGGATGCCGGTACTGATGTACCTGCTCTTCACCAACATCGGCGACACCACGGGCGGCGGTGCGGGCGCCGACGACTGGCGGGCGTACTCGATGACCGGCATGGCCGCGTACGGGGCTCTCGGCTCGGCGATGGCGGTCGGTACGGGGATCGCGTCCGACAAGTCCCTCGGGTGGCTGAAGCAGTTGCGGATCACTCCGCTCGCCCCGTCGCGGATCGTGGTGGGCCGGGCCCTCAGCGGTTCGGTGACCGTCCTTCCCGCGTTGGTCGGGGTACTGCTGGCGGGAGCGCTGGTGAACCGTATCCAACTCGGCTGGGGTCAGTGGGTGTTGCTGGTGGTCCTGCTGTGGGTGGGTACGCTGCCGTTCACCCTGCTCGGCATCGGCAACGGCTACCGCCTCACCCCGCAGGGCACCGGAGTGGTCAACATCGCCTGCATGACGGGGTTCGCGGTGATCGGCGGACTGTGGTTCCCGCTGGATTCCCTGCCCGGACCGCTGCGGGCCGTCGGCACCCACACTCCCGCGCACGGCTTCGCCGATCTCGGCTGGACGACGGTGGCCGGTCACGCTCCACATCTCTCCTCGATCGCCGAACTCCTGGCGTGGACGGCCCTCTTCGGCGGCTACGCGGTCGTCTCGTACCGGCGTGCGGCAAGGACCCTGTGA
- a CDS encoding ABC transporter ATP-binding protein has protein sequence MRFDGVSKSFRTQGRSGRTVRAVDGIGLTIGAGETVALLGRNGAGKSTTIGMLLGLDEPDEGSVELFGRSPERSVRAGLVGAMLQEGRPIPRVTVRELVEFVASTYPAPMELGEVLGLAGASAFADRRVDKLSGGQTQRVRFAVALAGNPRLLVLDEPTAALDVEARRAFWDSMRAYAERGNTVLFSTHYLEEADENAARIVVLDRGRIVADDSGDGIRGTVGGGRVGIDLVGGDADGLDRLPGVTGVEVRGGRALLRSADPDATVVALAGTGAVRGLVVSRTTLEDAFLALTASPAETSEETP, from the coding sequence GTGAGGTTCGACGGAGTGTCGAAGTCCTTCCGGACACAGGGGCGTTCGGGCCGGACCGTGCGCGCGGTGGACGGCATCGGCCTGACGATCGGGGCCGGTGAGACGGTCGCGCTGCTGGGCCGCAACGGCGCCGGGAAGTCGACCACCATCGGGATGCTGCTGGGACTCGACGAACCCGACGAGGGGTCGGTGGAGTTGTTCGGCCGCTCCCCGGAGCGGTCGGTGCGGGCGGGACTGGTCGGGGCGATGCTCCAGGAGGGCCGGCCGATTCCCCGGGTGACCGTGCGGGAGTTGGTCGAGTTCGTGGCGTCGACCTATCCCGCGCCGATGGAGCTCGGCGAGGTACTCGGGCTCGCGGGAGCCTCGGCGTTCGCGGACCGCCGGGTCGACAAGCTCTCCGGCGGCCAGACGCAGCGGGTCCGCTTCGCCGTCGCACTGGCGGGCAATCCCCGGCTGCTCGTCCTGGACGAGCCGACCGCCGCGCTGGACGTGGAGGCCCGCCGGGCGTTCTGGGACTCGATGCGCGCCTACGCGGAGCGCGGCAACACCGTCCTCTTCTCCACGCACTACCTGGAGGAGGCGGACGAGAACGCCGCCCGGATCGTCGTCCTCGACCGGGGGCGGATCGTCGCGGACGACAGCGGGGACGGCATCCGGGGCACCGTGGGAGGCGGCCGGGTCGGGATCGACCTGGTGGGCGGCGACGCCGACGGGCTGGACCGCCTGCCGGGCGTGACCGGCGTCGAAGTCCGGGGCGGAAGAGCCCTCTTGCGGTCGGCGGACCCGGACGCCACCGTCGTCGCGCTGGCCGGGACCGGAGCGGTGCGCGGACTGGTCGTGTCGCGGACCACGCTGGAGGACGCGTTCCTCGCCCTGACCGCGAGTCCCGCCGAGACGTCCGAGGAGACACCGTGA
- a CDS encoding Nif3-like dinuclear metal center hexameric protein, with product MPRLSEVIAELDALWPPERAEGWDAVGTACGDPDAEAGRVLFAVDPVGSVVDEAVRLGAQLIVTHHPLYLRGTTTVAADTFKGRVVHRLITHGIALHVAHTNADTADPGVSDALAGALGLRVTGPLVPDPTDEHGRRGLGRICELDHPETLSDFAARAAARLPATAQGIRLAGDPDATVRTVAVSGGSGDSLFDAVRAAGVDAFLTADLRHHPALEAVQHSPLGLVDAAHWATEWPWCEQAAAQLDAISDRHGWDLRVHVSKQVTDPWTTHHSSGAPN from the coding sequence GTGCCCCGTCTGTCTGAAGTCATCGCCGAGCTCGACGCCCTCTGGCCCCCCGAGCGGGCCGAGGGGTGGGACGCGGTGGGCACGGCCTGCGGAGACCCCGACGCGGAGGCCGGCCGGGTCCTGTTCGCCGTCGACCCGGTGGGGAGCGTCGTCGACGAGGCGGTACGCCTCGGAGCCCAGCTCATCGTCACCCATCACCCGCTCTACCTGCGGGGGACGACGACCGTCGCGGCCGACACCTTCAAGGGCCGGGTCGTGCACCGGCTCATCACGCACGGCATCGCGCTGCACGTCGCGCACACCAACGCCGACACCGCCGATCCCGGAGTCTCCGACGCCCTGGCCGGAGCGCTCGGCCTGCGCGTCACCGGCCCCCTCGTGCCCGACCCCACCGACGAGCACGGCCGCCGCGGCCTCGGCCGGATCTGCGAGCTGGACCACCCCGAGACGCTGAGTGACTTCGCCGCCCGCGCCGCGGCCCGGCTGCCCGCCACCGCGCAGGGCATCCGGCTGGCCGGCGACCCCGACGCGACCGTGCGCACGGTCGCCGTCAGCGGCGGCTCCGGCGACAGCCTCTTCGACGCGGTGCGTGCGGCGGGCGTCGACGCCTTCCTCACCGCCGACCTGCGCCACCACCCGGCCTTGGAGGCCGTTCAGCACTCCCCGCTCGGCCTCGTCGACGCCGCGCACTGGGCCACCGAGTGGCCCTGGTGCGAGCAGGCCGCGGCCCAGCTCGACGCGATTTCCGACCGCCACGGATGGGACCTGAGGGTCCACGTCTCGAAGCAGGTCACCGACCCCTGGACCACCCACCACTCTTCTGGAGCCCCCAACTGA
- a CDS encoding zinc ribbon domain-containing protein, translating into MNAAPADQIRLLDVQALDVRLAQTAHKRASLPEHAEIESLNNDLAQLRDLLVASQTEESDTSREQTKAEQDVDQVRQRAVRDQQRLDSGAVSSSKDLESLQREIASLAKRQGDLEDVVLEIMERREAAQERVTELTGRVAAVQAKLDDATGRRDAALKEFDAQTETIGKDREVVAEVIPADLLKLYDKLRTQQGGVGAARLYQRRCEGCRLELNITEVNDVKAASPDTVLRCENCHRILVRTSDSGL; encoded by the coding sequence CTGAACGCCGCGCCCGCCGACCAGATCCGACTTCTCGACGTCCAGGCACTCGACGTTCGCCTCGCGCAGACCGCGCACAAGCGGGCCTCGCTGCCGGAGCACGCGGAGATCGAGTCCCTCAACAACGACCTCGCTCAGCTCCGCGACCTGCTGGTCGCCTCGCAGACCGAGGAGAGCGACACCAGCCGCGAGCAGACCAAGGCGGAGCAGGACGTCGACCAGGTGCGCCAGCGTGCCGTCCGCGACCAGCAGCGTCTCGACTCCGGCGCGGTCTCCTCGTCGAAGGACCTGGAGAGCCTCCAGCGCGAGATCGCCTCGCTGGCCAAGCGCCAGGGTGACCTGGAGGACGTCGTCCTCGAAATCATGGAGCGCCGCGAGGCCGCCCAGGAGCGGGTCACCGAACTGACCGGCCGGGTCGCCGCCGTCCAGGCCAAGCTGGACGACGCCACCGGGCGCCGCGACGCCGCGCTCAAGGAGTTCGACGCCCAGACCGAGACGATCGGCAAGGACCGCGAGGTCGTCGCCGAGGTCATCCCCGCGGACCTGCTGAAGCTGTACGACAAGCTCCGCACCCAGCAGGGCGGTGTCGGCGCCGCACGGCTCTACCAGCGCCGCTGCGAGGGCTGCCGCCTGGAGCTGAACATCACCGAGGTCAACGACGTGAAGGCGGCGTCCCCCGACACCGTCCTGCGCTGCGAGAACTGCCACCGCATCCTGGTGCGCACCTCGGATTCGGGCCTGTAA
- a CDS encoding bifunctional RNase H/acid phosphatase gives MTSLHQLVVEADGGSRGNPGPAGYGAVVVDPATGETLAEAAAYIGVATNNVAEYRGLIAGLRAAKALFPETADGSVRVHVRMDSKLVVEQMSGRWKIKHPDMKPLAAEAATVFPPSAVTYEWMPRERNKHADRLANEAMDAGRRGEQWEPSVSTAALDAPARPAVGEFGDVPPREVGDASAGAAKVRAALAAARTGSAGVSDAASRTSGATADPAVTPRVGWAAAPDMGAPATFLLLRHGETVLTPEKRFSGSGGTDPELSATGREQAGRAATHFAALGTVQEIVSSPLRRCRETAGAVADRLGLDVTVDEGLRETDFGAWEGLSFAEVRERYGSDLTTWLTDPQAVPTGGGESFVEVADRVALARDRLAAAYAGRTVLLVSHVTPIKTLIRLALGAPAESMFRMELAAASLCEVAYYGDGNASVRLFNDTSYLR, from the coding sequence ATGACCTCGCTCCACCAGCTCGTCGTCGAAGCCGACGGAGGTTCCCGGGGCAACCCGGGGCCCGCCGGTTACGGTGCCGTCGTCGTGGACCCGGCGACCGGCGAAACGCTCGCCGAGGCCGCCGCGTACATCGGCGTCGCGACGAACAACGTCGCCGAGTACCGGGGCCTGATCGCCGGCCTCCGGGCCGCGAAGGCGCTGTTCCCGGAGACGGCGGACGGTTCCGTCCGGGTGCACGTACGGATGGACTCGAAGCTGGTGGTCGAGCAGATGTCGGGCCGCTGGAAGATCAAGCACCCCGACATGAAGCCCCTCGCGGCGGAGGCGGCCACCGTCTTCCCGCCTTCCGCCGTCACGTACGAGTGGATGCCGCGCGAGCGGAACAAGCACGCGGACCGGCTCGCGAACGAGGCGATGGACGCGGGCCGCCGGGGCGAGCAGTGGGAGCCCTCCGTCTCCACCGCGGCCCTGGACGCGCCGGCCCGTCCGGCCGTCGGCGAGTTCGGGGACGTACCGCCCCGCGAGGTGGGCGACGCGTCCGCCGGAGCGGCCAAGGTGCGCGCCGCCCTCGCCGCCGCCCGTACCGGCTCCGCGGGTGTCTCCGACGCCGCTTCCCGTACCTCCGGTGCAACCGCCGATCCGGCCGTCACCCCCCGGGTGGGCTGGGCCGCCGCACCGGACATGGGCGCCCCCGCCACCTTCCTGCTGCTCCGGCACGGAGAGACCGTACTGACGCCGGAGAAGCGATTCTCCGGCAGCGGCGGCACCGACCCCGAGCTCTCCGCGACCGGCCGGGAGCAGGCCGGACGCGCCGCCACGCACTTCGCGGCCCTCGGCACGGTCCAGGAGATCGTCAGCTCACCGCTGCGCCGGTGCCGCGAGACCGCGGGCGCGGTGGCGGACCGCCTCGGTCTCGACGTGACGGTCGACGAGGGGCTGCGGGAGACGGACTTCGGTGCCTGGGAGGGTCTCTCCTTCGCGGAGGTGCGCGAACGGTACGGCTCCGACCTGACGACCTGGCTCACCGACCCGCAGGCGGTGCCCACGGGTGGCGGCGAGAGCTTCGTGGAGGTCGCCGACCGGGTGGCCCTCGCGCGTGACCGGCTGGCCGCCGCGTACGCCGGCCGTACCGTCCTGCTGGTCAGCCATGTGACGCCCATCAAGACCCTGATCAGGCTGGCGCTCGGCGCTCCCGCGGAGTCCATGTTCCGGATGGAGCTTGCCGCGGCGTCCCTCTGCGAGGTCGCGTACTACGGCGACGGCAACGCGTCCGTACGCCTCTTCAACGACACCTCGTACCTGCGGTAG
- the eda gene encoding bifunctional 4-hydroxy-2-oxoglutarate aldolase/2-dehydro-3-deoxy-phosphogluconate aldolase — translation MTSPAPAAATASAAPYVSVLDLAPVVPVVVLEDAADAVPLARALVAGGLPAIEVTLRTAAALDAITAIAREVPTASVGAGTVISVANVAETVAAGAKFLVSPGWTDTLLAAMRASGVPFLPGVSSASEVVALLERGVTDMKFFPAEAAGGTAYLKALAAPLPQARFCPTGGISAASAPHYLALPNVGCVGGSWMLPSEAIATKDWARVERLAAEAAALRG, via the coding sequence ATGACCTCCCCCGCACCCGCCGCCGCCACCGCGTCCGCCGCCCCGTACGTGTCCGTGCTCGACCTCGCCCCCGTCGTCCCCGTCGTCGTGCTGGAGGACGCGGCGGACGCCGTACCGCTCGCGCGGGCGCTCGTCGCGGGCGGGCTTCCGGCGATCGAGGTGACGCTCAGGACCGCGGCGGCGCTGGACGCGATCACGGCCATCGCCCGCGAGGTGCCGACGGCGTCGGTGGGCGCGGGCACGGTGATATCCGTGGCGAACGTGGCCGAAACGGTGGCCGCCGGGGCGAAGTTTCTGGTCAGCCCCGGCTGGACGGACACCCTGCTGGCGGCGATGCGGGCGTCCGGCGTGCCCTTCCTGCCGGGGGTCTCGTCCGCGTCCGAGGTGGTCGCCCTGCTGGAACGCGGGGTCACCGACATGAAGTTCTTCCCGGCGGAGGCGGCCGGCGGGACCGCCTACCTCAAGGCGCTCGCCGCTCCGCTGCCGCAGGCGCGGTTCTGCCCCACCGGGGGCATCTCGGCCGCCTCGGCCCCGCACTATCTGGCTCTGCCCAACGTCGGCTGCGTGGGCGGAAGTTGGATGCTCCCGAGCGAGGCCATCGCCACGAAGGACTGGGCCCGGGTGGAGCGGCTGGCGGCTGAGGCGGCGGCCCTGCGCGGCTGA
- the yaaA gene encoding peroxide stress protein YaaA: MLVLLPPSEGKAAPGRGAPLKPECLSLPGLAPARAAVLDELVELCLADEEKARGVLGLTEGLRGEVGKNTELRTAPTRPAGSIYTGVLYDALDLATLDTAARRRASASLLIFSGLWGAVRVSDRIPSYRCSMGVKLPGLGSLAAHWRAAMEPVLPRAAGDGLVLDLRSSAYASAWKPKGELAGRTASVRVLQSQLVDGVEKRSVVSHFNKATKGRMVRDLLEAGAAPENPERLVEVLRGLGYVVEAQPPARAGRPWSLDVVVTEIH, translated from the coding sequence GTGCTCGTGCTGTTGCCGCCCTCCGAGGGCAAGGCCGCCCCGGGGCGCGGGGCACCCCTGAAGCCCGAGTGCCTGTCGCTGCCGGGGCTCGCCCCGGCGCGTGCGGCCGTGCTGGACGAGCTGGTGGAGCTGTGCCTGGCCGACGAGGAGAAGGCGCGCGGAGTGCTCGGCCTCACCGAGGGCCTGCGCGGGGAAGTCGGCAAGAACACGGAGCTGCGCACGGCCCCGACCCGGCCGGCCGGGTCGATCTACACGGGTGTGCTCTACGACGCCCTTGATCTGGCCACCCTGGACACGGCGGCCCGACGGCGGGCCTCCGCCTCGCTGCTGATCTTCTCCGGCCTGTGGGGCGCGGTGCGTGTGAGTGACCGGATTCCGTCGTACCGCTGCTCGATGGGCGTGAAGCTGCCGGGCCTCGGCTCGCTCGCCGCGCACTGGCGGGCGGCGATGGAGCCGGTGCTGCCGCGAGCCGCCGGTGACGGGCTCGTCCTGGACCTGCGTTCGTCCGCGTACGCGTCGGCGTGGAAGCCGAAGGGCGAGCTCGCCGGGCGCACCGCGAGCGTTCGGGTGCTCCAGTCGCAGCTGGTCGACGGGGTCGAGAAGCGGTCCGTGGTCAGTCACTTCAACAAGGCGACGAAGGGCCGCATGGTCCGCGACCTGCTGGAGGCGGGCGCCGCCCCGGAGAACCCGGAGCGGCTCGTGGAGGTGCTGCGCGGTCTCGGTTACGTGGTGGAGGCGCAGCCGCCGGCGCGTGCGGGGCGGCCGTGGTCGCTCGACGTGGTGGTGACGGAGATCCACTGA